From one Trifolium pratense cultivar HEN17-A07 linkage group LG1, ARS_RC_1.1, whole genome shotgun sequence genomic stretch:
- the LOC123885480 gene encoding loganic acid O-methyltransferase: MENEFVKTFSESYAMKGGEGPHSYAQNSKVQRVGIEAAKSLIQKAIATKFDANTNSTYSRKQICIADLGCSTGPNTFIAIQCIIEAIELQYKSKGLTIPDFQVFFNDHISNDFNTLFKNFPSNRNYFASGVPGSFYGRLFPKESINVFHSSASLSWIAKVPEEITDRSSAAWNKGRIHYTNAPKEVVDAYANQYQKDMEIFLHARAEELVGNGLMALQIPAANDVTFHSEFYWGKKFELLGTCLVDMAKEGKVEEEKVDTFNLPIFFSPLKDLIKILESNDDFIIEQMETIDAKSHFIPVNAQMFASLHRAALEGVIENHFGDEILDELFDRYTKKVMEIPAMLDMQNLNVVALFVLLRRKV; the protein is encoded by the exons ATGGAGAATGAATTTGTTAAGACATTTTCTGAATCATATGCAATGAAAGGAGGAGAGGGTCCTCACAGTTATGCTCAAAACTCCAAAGTTCAG AGAGTAGGAATTGAAGCTGCTAAAAGCTTAATCCAAAAAGCAATAGCCACCAAATTTGATGCCAACACTAATTCTACTTATTCTAGGAAACAAATTTGCATTGCAGATTTAGGTTGTTCCACAGGACCAAACACCTTCATTGCAATTCAATGCATAATAGAAGCAATAGAGCTTCAATACAAGTCAAAAGGTCTTACTATCCCAGATTTCCAAGTTTTCTTCAATGACCATATTTCAAATGATTTCAACACACTCTTCAAAAACTTTCCATCAAACAGAAACTACTTTGCATCTGGTGTTCCTGGCTCTTTCTATGGAAGATTGTTTCCAAAGGAAAGTATTAATGTATTTCATTCATCTGCATCACTAAGTTGGATCGCTAAGGTTCCTGAAGAGATCACAGACAGAAGTTCTGCTGCTTGGAACAAAGGGAGAATTCATTACACAAATGCTCCAAAAGAAGTTGTAGATGCTTATGCAAATCAGTATCAGAAAGACATGGAAATTTTCTTGCATGCAAGAGCTGAAGAGCTTGTGGGAAATGGACTAATGGCACTTCAAATTCCTGCTGCAAATGATGTAACTTTTCATTCAGAATTTTACTGGGGTAAAAAGTTTGAGCTTCTTGGAACTTGCCTAGTAGACATGGCCAAGGAG GGaaaagttgaagaagaaaaagtggACACTTTCAATCTACCAATATTTTTCTCACCACTTAAGGATCTGATAAAAATTCTTGAAAGCAATGATGATTTCATCATAGAGCAAATGGAAACAATAGATGCTAAAAGCCACTTCATCCCAGTTAATGCTCAAATGTTTGCTTCATTACACAGAGCTGCACTGGAAGGAGTAATTGAGAACCATTTTGGAGATGAAATTTTGGATGAACTCTTTGATCGCTATACTAAGAAAGTGATGGAAAttcctgctatgttggatatGCAAAACCTTAATGTAGTTGCACTCTTTGTCCTTCTTAGGCGCAAGGTGTAG
- the LOC123885470 gene encoding vacuolar-sorting protein BRO1 codes for MASSQSSSAAGNTNIMLAIFEKKTNTVDLYRPLRNYIAFHYSEREAQNLEDDLQTLKQLRSDLERHSDPSLPARRDLFQTYFKALCQVETRFPISPEPDHVNALTFVWFDAFKPKLKASQQNIHLEKGSVLFNLGAVYSQIGLTFDRNTVDGRRQASHAFMAAAGSFVYLRDNASMKVSVGSSTTLDLSVECAGMLEKLMLAQAQECVFENTIAKGSTPGVCAKISRQVGLYYEEALAALNVAPLSQHFDKSWIVHVQLKAAIFFAEACYRYGLELHEKEEIAEEIARLKSAISVLTEAKKNSKGAAAQLLDAINKLEVNINRNLERAVKENDRVYLMRVPPASSLSPLPAFAMVKPMVMSEVLDASKEKMFASLVPDNSAKALSRYTEMVDDIIRTQAEKLQQASELTRVRLKEMELPDSILALEGNFTLPTSLKEDVEAVQISGGPAGLESELQQLKDLRRVNQELLVQTEELLQKESREDAQFRSQFGTKWTRPQSSTLTKNLLDRLNRFAGNLKQAADSDARIERSVREHSALMAILDARPIESALPSLARPIMSFDQNEDAIVGSLKQSLRQLETLGAQRAGLEDMLREMKRKDDILPKLMTSTGSYEDLFRKEIAKYDHISEEIAQNIEAQEQLLLQIQAQNDDFSVIFNLEDYKSSREKSYKQIEAAIAKFREIKDNINEGLKFYVTLQDAITNVKQQSNDFVMTRNIQCREMIEDVQRQVAGLSFQDKNTGGYNNYPSVGNQNQRSNTQTDPRPQAPYYQQPEQPPAPAYGQAPPPYGSAHHQPPPPYQIPPTSASPYPPPQVHQQQQPPPNHDYGQPAYPGWRGQYYNAQSHPQQQPPPSGPRPPYTIPSPYPPPHQGGYYKQQ; via the exons ATGGCCTCGTCGCAGTCTTCCTCCGCCGCAGGAAACACCAACATCATGCTCGCAATCTtcgaaaagaaaacaaacaccGTAGATCTCTACCGTCCACTCCGCAATTACATCGCTTTTCACTACTCCGAACGCGAAGCACAAAACCTCGAAGACGATCTCCAAACCCTAAAACAACTCCGTTCCGACCTAGAACGTCACTCCGATCCATCTCTCCCTGCACGCCGTGACCTTTTCCAAACCTATTTCAAAGCACTATGTCAAGTCGAAACTCGATTTCCAATTTCACCTGAACCTGATCATGTCAACGCACTCACTTTCGTTTGGTTTGATGCATTCAAACCGAAGCTAAAAGCTTCTCAGCAAAATATTCACCTTGAGAAAGGTTCCGTGTTGTTCAATTTAGGCGCTGTTTATAGTCAGATTGGATTGACGTTTGATCGGAATACTGTCGATGGCCGGCGTCAGGCTTCTCATGCCTTTATGGCTGCTGCTGGTTCATTTGTTTATCTTAGAGATAATGCCTCTATGAAAGTCTCTGTTGGAAGTTCCACTACTCTCGATTTGTCCGTCGAGTGTGCTGGAATGTTGGAGAAGCTTATGCTTGCTCAGGCTCAGGAGTGTGTCTTTGAAAACACCATTGCCAAAGGAAGTACCCCTGGTGTTTGTGCTAAGATCTCTAGGCAG GTTGGGTTGTATTATGAGGAAGCATTGGCTGCACTGAATGTTGCGCCTTTAAGCCAGCATTTTGATAAGTCTTGGATAGTTCATGTGCAGTTGAAGGCAGCTATATTCTTTGCAGAAGCTTGTTATAGGTATGGATTAGAGCTGCATGAGAAAGAGGAAATAGCAGAGGAGATTGCACGGCTGAAGAGTGCTATTAGTGTGCTCACTGAGGCGAAGAAAAACTCCAAGGGTGCTGCAGCGCAGCTTCTTGATGCAATTAACAAGTTAGAGGTTAATATAAACAGAAACCTTGAAAGGGCTGTCAAGGAGAATGATAGAGTTTATCTGATGAGAGTTCCTCCTGCTAGTTCATTGTCACCTCTTCCGGCGTTTGCTATGGTAAAGCCGATGGTCATGAGTGAGGTGCTGGATGCGAGCAAAGAGAAGATGTTTGCAAGTCTTGTTCCCGACAATAGTGCCAAGGCCCTCTCTAGGTACACTGAAATGGTTGATGACATTATAAGAACACAAGCCGAGAAGTTGCAGCAGGCTAGTGAGCTAACCCGAGTTAGGCTTAAGGAAATGGAATTGCCAGATTCTATTCTTGCTTTGGAAGGGAATTTTACTCTACCGACAAGTCTCAAAGAAGATGTGGAGGCTGTGCAGATCAGTGGGGGCCCTGCTGGTTTGGAATCAGAGTTGCAACAACTTAAGGACCTAAGGAGGGTGAATCAAGAACTGCTGGTCCAGACCGAGGAGTTGTTGCAGAAGGAATCAAGAGAAGATGCTCAATTTAGAAGTCAATTTGGCACCAAATGGACTAGGCCTCAGTCAAGCACATTGACAAAGAACTTGTTGGATAGACTAAATAGGTTTGCAGGTAACTTGAAGCAAGCTGCTGATAGTGATGCTAGGATTGAGCGTTCAGTTAGAGAACATTCAGCACTCATGGCAATCCTTGATGCCCGTCCG ATTGAATCTGCACTTCCAAGCCTGGCAAGGCCAATTATGTCTTTTGATCAAAATGAAGATGCTATCGTAGGGTCTCTCAAACAAAGCTTG AGGCAACTAGAGACTCTAGGAGCTCAAAGGGCTGGTCTTGAAGACATGCTTAGAGAGATGAAAAGAAAG GATGATATATTACCCAAGCTGATGACATCCACCGGTTCTTATGAGGATCTTTTTAGAAAGGAGATAGCAAAATATGACCATATTTCTGAAGAAATAGCTCAAAATATTGAGGCACAAGAGCAACTTTTGCTGCAAATCCAG GCTCAAAATGATGATTTCTCTGTTATCTTCAACCTTGAAGattacaaat CTTCACGTGAAAAATCCTACAAGCAGATTGAAGCTGCCATTGCAAAGTTTCGTGAAATAAAGGACAATATCAATGAAGGGTTAAAATTCTATGTTACCCTACAG GATGCAATCACAAATGTAAAGCAGCAGAGCAATGACTTTGTAATGACAAGGAACATCCAGTGTCGGGAAATGATTGAAGATGTTCAGAGACAAGTAGCTGGTCTGAGTTTCCAGGATAAAAACACAGGTGGCTATAACAACTACCCTTCAGTGGGAAACCAAAACCAAAGATCCAATACGCAAACAGATCCTCGTCCACAAGCACCTTATTATCAGCAACCTGAGCAGCCACCAGCTCCTGCCTATGGGCAGGCCCCTCCCCCATATGGCTCTGCACATCATCAGCCTCCACCTCCATACCAAATTCCACCAACATCAGCTTCTCCGTACCCACCCCCTCAGGTCCATCAGCAGCAGCAGCCTCCACCAAACCATGATTATGGCCAACCTGCATATCCCGGATGGCGTGGTCAGTACTACAATGCACAGTCACACCCACAACAACAACCTCCTCCTTCTGGTCCTCGGCCTCCTTATACCATTCCATCTCCATATCCTCCACCTCACCAAGGTGGATACTATAAGCAGCAATAG